From Microbacterium invictum, the proteins below share one genomic window:
- a CDS encoding zinc-binding dehydrogenase has product MSIAPALPETSKAAIITGFGEDLEVRDLPIPELEPGAVLVKVDAATVCGSDVHVWDGSLHAGGIRPVIPPVVPGHEMAGTIVAANGDVPYVGGGLAELGDRIVFTLGRCGTCYHCAVANQPNLCANRKSYGTNCESHPYLVGGFSEYCYVYPSSHKIKVPANVKPEWASAGSCALRTIVGGYERLGSIEPWQTVAIQGSGPLGLFATALAKAAGAKRIIVVGAPDARLDLAQEWGATDIVSVLTVTEPGARVEAVRELTGGHGAEIVMEWSGARTAFAEGLDMVRRGGRFLVGGQVGPHEVSIQPSKIMRNHLNVIGSMSAAEPQYWKAMQFLSTHQDEFDFDRILSGRFGLDGVTDALRGMQSLTEIKPIIDPTLAF; this is encoded by the coding sequence ATGTCGATAGCTCCCGCCCTGCCCGAGACTAGCAAGGCCGCGATCATCACCGGGTTCGGTGAAGACCTCGAGGTACGCGACCTCCCCATCCCCGAGCTCGAGCCTGGCGCCGTCCTCGTGAAAGTGGATGCGGCCACGGTGTGCGGCAGCGATGTGCACGTCTGGGACGGGTCGCTGCATGCCGGTGGCATCCGCCCCGTGATCCCGCCGGTCGTCCCCGGCCACGAGATGGCAGGCACGATCGTCGCCGCGAACGGCGACGTCCCCTACGTGGGCGGCGGGCTCGCTGAGCTCGGCGATCGCATCGTCTTCACGCTCGGACGGTGCGGCACGTGTTATCACTGCGCCGTCGCGAACCAGCCGAACCTCTGCGCCAACCGCAAGAGCTACGGGACGAACTGCGAAAGTCACCCCTACCTGGTCGGCGGTTTCTCCGAGTACTGCTACGTGTACCCGTCCTCGCACAAGATCAAGGTGCCCGCGAACGTGAAGCCCGAATGGGCGTCCGCGGGAAGCTGCGCGCTGCGCACGATCGTCGGCGGCTATGAGCGGCTGGGCTCAATCGAGCCCTGGCAGACCGTCGCGATCCAGGGCTCCGGCCCGCTGGGCCTGTTCGCCACCGCGCTGGCGAAGGCGGCGGGCGCGAAGCGCATCATCGTGGTGGGGGCCCCGGATGCCCGCCTCGATCTCGCGCAGGAGTGGGGCGCGACCGACATCGTGTCAGTGCTCACAGTGACCGAGCCGGGTGCGCGCGTCGAAGCGGTGCGCGAGCTCACCGGCGGGCACGGTGCAGAGATCGTCATGGAATGGTCGGGGGCGCGCACCGCCTTCGCGGAGGGCCTCGACATGGTCCGTCGTGGCGGACGGTTCCTCGTCGGTGGGCAGGTCGGCCCGCATGAGGTCTCGATCCAGCCGTCGAAGATCATGCGCAACCATCTGAACGTCATCGGTTCGATGTCGGCCGCGGAGCCCCAGTACTGGAAGGCGATGCAGTTTCTCAGCACGCACCAGGACGAGTTCGACTTCGACCGCATCCTGAGCGGGCGGTTCGGCCTCGACGGCGTCACCGATGCCCTGCGCGGAATGCAGAGCCTCACCGAGATCAAACCGATCATCGACCCGACGCTGGCGTTCTGA
- a CDS encoding AbrB family transcriptional regulator translates to MRMSSGGRGPVWAWFGHSWRRLAILIAALAACTALMILVGAPAPFLLGPLVGGGIFSLVVKADWGVPDAIRHGGVAVVGAGAGALIDPDAGVKLFESPLAIVGGVVVTIIFSLLTGLLLLLSPHISIATALLGSLAGAASGVSAMARDVEADEVVVAAIQYARVVVVIAAITLAAAVLGAEASGDASAPVAAGGSLLLDLGFTLVSAGGGLVLARLLPFTGAALLYATLLAVVAAWLLPIPVGIPVLILDAGYASIGLAVGFSFTVATVRTLRRVFPIALVQIVVCVAGSAGLGLLFAEVLGVSPLSGFLAMSPGGLPTVAAIAVQAGDDVALIIAMQLLRMFLAIITAVLIAVGINGYSRRARGGAVDGDAPPGGLGI, encoded by the coding sequence ATGAGGATGTCGAGCGGGGGTCGAGGTCCGGTCTGGGCGTGGTTCGGCCACTCGTGGCGACGGCTCGCGATTCTCATAGCGGCACTGGCCGCGTGTACAGCGCTCATGATTCTCGTCGGTGCCCCGGCACCATTCCTCCTCGGCCCTCTCGTCGGTGGCGGCATCTTCTCGCTTGTCGTGAAGGCGGACTGGGGCGTGCCGGACGCGATCCGCCACGGCGGCGTAGCTGTCGTCGGCGCAGGTGCCGGTGCGCTGATCGATCCGGATGCCGGTGTGAAGCTCTTCGAGTCGCCGCTGGCAATCGTCGGGGGTGTGGTCGTCACCATCATCTTCTCGCTCCTGACCGGGCTGCTGCTCCTACTCTCGCCGCACATCAGTATCGCGACGGCGCTGCTCGGGTCGCTGGCCGGTGCTGCCTCCGGGGTCTCGGCCATGGCTCGGGATGTCGAAGCAGACGAGGTCGTCGTCGCCGCCATCCAATATGCGCGAGTCGTGGTCGTGATCGCCGCCATCACCCTCGCAGCGGCAGTTCTCGGGGCAGAAGCATCGGGTGACGCGAGCGCGCCAGTGGCTGCGGGCGGCTCACTCCTGCTCGATCTCGGGTTCACACTCGTTTCGGCCGGTGGCGGCCTCGTGTTGGCGCGGCTGCTGCCTTTCACCGGAGCGGCGCTGTTGTACGCGACGCTCCTGGCGGTCGTCGCCGCATGGTTGCTCCCGATTCCCGTCGGAATACCTGTTCTGATCCTGGACGCGGGCTATGCGAGCATCGGCCTGGCAGTGGGGTTCTCGTTCACGGTGGCGACAGTGAGAACGCTGCGACGGGTGTTCCCCATCGCACTCGTGCAGATCGTGGTCTGTGTCGCAGGTTCCGCAGGGCTCGGTCTTCTGTTCGCGGAGGTGCTCGGGGTGTCCCCCCTTTCGGGGTTCCTCGCGATGTCGCCAGGTGGGCTGCCCACAGTCGCCGCGATCGCCGTTCAAGCCGGAGACGACGTTGCGCTGATCATCGCCATGCAGCTCCTGCGCATGTTCCTCGCGATCATCACTGCGGTGCTGATCGCCGTGGGTATCAACGGGTACAGCCGACGGGCACGCGGTGGCGCCGTCGACGGCGACGCCCCACCTGGAGGATTGGGTATATAG
- a CDS encoding cupin domain-containing protein has protein sequence MKIVRGRTGDAVRLAGPDQVTGVLRMDPVIDEAPVRAFNVAFEPGGRNHWHRHEVAQIIVMGTGEGIIADGTGHIHRLLPGDVVHVGAGEEHWHGASPDSFVTYFVLSVGSTEMLDRPVGDAEYTAAWAQVAPDAS, from the coding sequence ATGAAAATCGTCAGAGGACGAACCGGCGATGCCGTGCGACTGGCCGGGCCTGACCAGGTCACCGGCGTACTTCGTATGGACCCGGTGATCGATGAGGCTCCCGTCCGGGCGTTCAACGTCGCGTTCGAGCCCGGCGGCCGCAATCACTGGCATCGCCATGAGGTCGCCCAGATCATCGTCATGGGAACCGGCGAGGGCATCATCGCGGACGGCACCGGCCACATACACCGGCTGCTCCCCGGCGATGTCGTGCATGTCGGTGCGGGCGAGGAGCACTGGCACGGCGCTTCGCCGGACTCGTTCGTGACGTACTTCGTGCTCTCCGTGGGTTCGACGGAGATGCTCGACCGCCCGGTCGGCGACGCCGAGTACACCGCCGCCTGGGCGCAGGTCGCCCCGGACGCCAGCTGA
- a CDS encoding CaiB/BaiF CoA transferase family protein — MSALDGVRVICIGQFYMAPYSSLLLARLGADVIKIESPSGDPYRFLPTTTGSGNSVQFNLMNAGKRLMKLDLRTDGGREVFLELVRTADVVVQNLAPGALNRMGLGYDTLRAANPRIILANGSGFGSTGPYADDTAMDLTIQARAAIMSTTGFMDGEPVRTGPSVVDLMGGTHLAVGILAAMLQRERSGVGQEVEVALQDAIVPALSSNIAALLSDANSPERTGNRHGGLAVAPYNAYEASDGWITILCPSPTHWGALRTIMGDPRADDPRLDDMSGRAAHIDLVDEIVSDWARRHTKDEIFKVVQAQGIPCAPVVTLPELLEDPHFIHRNMLRATTEADGTWHTWASPVLLSDSPMVEPTRPGALGADTESILRDELGHDAASVDALRSAKAI; from the coding sequence ATGTCGGCACTTGACGGCGTCCGAGTGATCTGTATCGGCCAGTTCTATATGGCGCCTTACAGTAGCCTCCTGCTGGCGAGACTGGGCGCGGACGTCATCAAGATCGAGTCGCCCAGCGGTGACCCCTACCGCTTCCTGCCGACCACGACGGGCTCCGGCAACTCCGTGCAGTTCAATCTCATGAACGCCGGCAAGAGGCTGATGAAGCTCGATCTGCGCACAGACGGCGGACGCGAGGTCTTCCTCGAACTGGTTCGGACCGCGGACGTCGTCGTCCAGAATCTCGCACCCGGCGCCTTGAACCGGATGGGCCTCGGGTACGACACGCTGCGTGCCGCGAATCCGCGGATCATCCTGGCGAACGGATCCGGGTTCGGTTCGACGGGTCCATACGCCGACGACACGGCCATGGACCTCACAATCCAGGCTCGCGCCGCCATCATGAGCACCACCGGATTCATGGATGGTGAGCCCGTGCGTACCGGCCCGTCCGTCGTCGATCTCATGGGAGGTACCCATCTCGCGGTCGGCATCCTGGCTGCGATGCTGCAGCGCGAGCGCAGCGGGGTCGGTCAGGAAGTGGAGGTCGCGCTGCAGGATGCGATCGTACCTGCACTCTCGTCCAACATCGCCGCCCTGCTCAGCGATGCGAACTCGCCGGAGCGCACCGGCAACCGGCACGGGGGCCTGGCCGTGGCTCCGTATAACGCCTATGAAGCATCTGACGGATGGATCACCATCCTGTGCCCGTCACCGACGCACTGGGGTGCCCTGCGCACCATCATGGGCGACCCGCGGGCTGACGACCCCCGGCTCGACGACATGTCCGGGCGCGCCGCGCATATCGATCTCGTCGACGAGATCGTCTCAGATTGGGCGCGTCGCCACACCAAGGACGAGATCTTCAAAGTGGTGCAGGCGCAGGGCATCCCGTGCGCCCCGGTGGTGACCCTGCCAGAGCTGCTCGAGGATCCCCACTTCATCCACCGCAATATGCTCCGCGCGACCACCGAGGCCGATGGGACATGGCACACCTGGGCAAGCCCCGTGCTGCTCTCCGACTCGCCGATGGTGGAACCGACCCGTCCAGGCGCCCTCGGCGCCGACACTGAGTCGATCCTCCGCGACGAACTCGGCCACGACGCCGCAAGCGTCGACGCTCTGCGCTCCGCCAAAGCCATCTGA
- a CDS encoding NAD(P)-binding domain-containing protein, translating into MKIGYIGLGVMGAGMVHNLIDAGHDVYIHDLDRDRGAEFESRGATWADSIAELGRESAVVFTSLPGPVQMRAVGIDEGGLVGSMAPGSAWFDLTTNSPATVREVHAAAAERGVQVLDAPVSGRPAGARSGKLAIYIGGDVGVYDQHRELLDTIGDRVMYVGGIGSGNIAKLAHNCASISIRAAIAEVMSLGVKAGMEPDTLWAAMRQGAIGRARTFDSIGKRYLQQAYEPPSFALALADKDLRLALELADELDVPMSVARTAQQDYREALDRGWGGKDSQSPMQLQNERGRRRHPAVGRPGRQGARGGVTVSDEELNDDSLGRRVLTELMGETYLREKDAKRNSFNDVLHDYSADVCFGRVWSREGIDRKQRSILNIAILTAMNRPNQLKNHVEGALNNGCTPAELKEVLLQTAVYCGLPAATDAFRVAEGVLRERGLID; encoded by the coding sequence ATGAAGATCGGATATATCGGACTCGGCGTCATGGGTGCGGGCATGGTGCACAACCTGATCGACGCCGGACACGACGTATACATCCACGACCTTGATCGTGATCGCGGCGCAGAGTTCGAGTCCCGTGGCGCGACGTGGGCGGACAGTATCGCCGAGCTCGGCCGAGAATCGGCAGTGGTGTTCACCTCGTTGCCCGGACCGGTGCAGATGCGCGCCGTCGGCATCGACGAAGGTGGCCTCGTCGGCTCGATGGCTCCGGGCAGCGCGTGGTTCGACCTGACGACCAACTCGCCGGCGACTGTCCGGGAGGTTCACGCTGCGGCGGCGGAGCGGGGCGTACAGGTGCTGGACGCGCCCGTGAGCGGCCGACCGGCCGGTGCGCGTAGCGGAAAGCTCGCGATCTACATCGGGGGCGATGTCGGTGTCTACGACCAGCATCGAGAACTGCTCGATACCATCGGCGACCGCGTGATGTACGTCGGCGGCATCGGCTCGGGCAACATCGCCAAGCTCGCCCACAACTGCGCGAGCATCAGCATCCGCGCGGCGATCGCCGAGGTCATGAGCCTGGGGGTGAAGGCGGGCATGGAGCCGGACACTCTGTGGGCTGCGATGCGGCAGGGTGCGATCGGGAGGGCGCGGACCTTCGACTCGATCGGCAAGCGCTACCTGCAGCAGGCGTATGAGCCGCCGTCGTTCGCGCTGGCGCTGGCGGACAAGGACCTTCGGCTCGCGCTGGAACTCGCGGACGAACTCGACGTTCCGATGAGCGTTGCGCGTACCGCTCAGCAGGACTATCGCGAGGCGCTCGATCGCGGGTGGGGCGGCAAGGATTCGCAGTCGCCGATGCAGTTGCAGAACGAGCGGGGCCGGCGTCGACATCCGGCTGTCGGACGCCCAGGTCGACAAGGTGCTCGAGGAGGGGTGACAGTGAGCGATGAAGAACTGAACGACGATAGCCTCGGGCGCCGGGTGCTCACCGAGTTGATGGGCGAGACCTACCTTCGCGAGAAGGATGCGAAGCGCAACTCCTTCAATGACGTGCTGCACGACTACTCCGCCGACGTCTGCTTCGGCCGGGTGTGGTCGCGGGAGGGGATCGATCGCAAGCAGCGAAGCATCCTGAACATCGCGATCCTGACGGCGATGAACAGGCCGAACCAGCTCAAGAATCATGTCGAAGGCGCCCTCAACAACGGCTGCACCCCCGCAGAGCTCAAAGAGGTTCTCCTGCAGACCGCCGTCTATTGCGGACTGCCCGCCGCGACCGATGCATTCCGTGTCGCGGAGGGCGTGCTCCGGGAGCGTGGCCTCATCGATTGA
- a CDS encoding ABC transporter permease encodes MSLTSKVTVSDSAYADTATGTLAAARGRGSGGRRDRRPAWRPKAVHLWYVIAAISVLFVVMPIAIFYAQAFEDGGAAIGRLTNLPRFGQTLLTTVALAVGSTVLALVVAVVMAVLVQRVPARFRGIATIIPLLPLMVPQVALIIGWVFVFAPTVGYGNTLLRQLPFFSGLVEGPFNVYSAEAIILITGLDLAGIAYTMVSARFQEIRGSLEAAARLSGASRFTAFRTVTLPLLRPALLAGAVTTFLLGLGQFTAPLLLGGRAGIDVLTTEIFRVRESFPIDYALTAAIGLPLVAIGILSIVFQRLTLGDQRRYASQGSSGGVPSRETSIWAFVIIVVYAAVTVVLPLIGLGLVAFSKFWNGNLAQIEFTLDHVISGLTDPVLLSSVQNTVVFSLAAILIAVPIGFIGAMAMTSTFRAPKFAQYALDLAFVTPLAVPRAVLGIAVMFVFLQPPFNLFGSPWLFVIGYVYIVLPFALRAQHSSLLGVDPRLYEAARVSGAGYFRTLWGIALPLARRGVAAAATVMFILLSHDFAVSVMLRTPRTYVMGTLLYDTWTTGVYPEVAVLALVITAVTGIGVALTLLVGGRSALEKM; translated from the coding sequence ATGAGTCTGACTTCCAAAGTCACAGTGAGTGACAGCGCCTACGCGGACACCGCGACGGGCACGCTCGCGGCAGCACGAGGACGCGGCTCGGGCGGCCGGCGCGACCGCCGACCAGCATGGCGGCCGAAAGCGGTACACCTCTGGTATGTGATCGCCGCCATCAGCGTGCTCTTCGTCGTCATGCCGATCGCCATCTTCTACGCCCAGGCGTTCGAAGACGGCGGCGCGGCGATCGGCAGACTCACCAATCTGCCGCGGTTCGGTCAGACGCTCCTGACGACGGTGGCGCTGGCGGTCGGATCGACCGTCCTCGCCCTCGTCGTCGCGGTCGTGATGGCGGTGCTCGTGCAGCGCGTCCCTGCGCGGTTCCGTGGAATCGCGACGATCATCCCGCTGCTGCCGCTGATGGTGCCCCAAGTCGCACTGATCATCGGCTGGGTGTTCGTATTCGCGCCGACGGTCGGTTACGGCAACACGCTCCTGCGGCAGCTGCCGTTCTTCTCCGGCCTGGTCGAGGGCCCCTTCAACGTCTACTCGGCCGAAGCGATCATCCTCATCACCGGACTCGACCTCGCCGGTATCGCCTACACGATGGTGAGCGCGCGCTTCCAGGAGATCCGTGGATCACTGGAGGCTGCGGCGCGGTTGTCGGGGGCTTCCCGCTTCACGGCATTCCGCACCGTGACCCTCCCTCTGCTGCGCCCGGCACTCCTTGCCGGTGCCGTGACCACCTTCCTCCTCGGGCTGGGACAGTTCACTGCTCCGCTGCTGCTCGGTGGCCGTGCCGGCATCGATGTGCTGACCACCGAGATCTTCCGGGTCCGGGAGAGCTTCCCCATCGACTACGCCTTGACCGCGGCAATCGGTCTGCCCCTGGTTGCCATCGGCATCCTCTCGATCGTGTTCCAGCGCCTCACGCTGGGCGACCAGCGGCGCTACGCGTCACAGGGTTCGAGCGGTGGCGTGCCTTCGCGTGAGACCTCGATCTGGGCGTTCGTAATCATCGTGGTCTATGCCGCCGTGACCGTCGTGTTGCCGCTCATCGGGCTGGGGCTCGTCGCCTTCTCGAAATTCTGGAACGGCAATCTGGCGCAGATCGAGTTCACGCTCGACCACGTGATCAGTGGCCTTACCGATCCGGTGCTGCTGTCGTCGGTGCAGAACACGGTGGTGTTCTCGCTGGCAGCGATTCTGATCGCCGTACCGATCGGGTTCATCGGCGCCATGGCCATGACGTCGACGTTCCGAGCTCCGAAGTTCGCTCAGTACGCCCTCGACCTGGCGTTCGTGACGCCGCTGGCGGTGCCACGAGCGGTCCTGGGTATTGCGGTGATGTTCGTCTTCCTGCAGCCCCCGTTCAATCTTTTCGGTAGCCCGTGGCTGTTCGTCATCGGCTACGTCTACATCGTGCTGCCGTTCGCGCTTCGCGCCCAGCACTCGAGTCTGCTGGGGGTCGATCCACGGCTGTACGAAGCGGCGCGAGTCTCGGGCGCGGGCTATTTTCGAACCCTCTGGGGAATCGCACTACCGCTTGCTCGTCGCGGTGTCGCGGCGGCGGCGACAGTGATGTTCATCCTGCTCTCCCATGACTTCGCGGTGTCCGTCATGCTGCGCACGCCGCGCACGTACGTGATGGGGACTCTGCTCTACGACACCTGGACCACAGGGGTCTACCCCGAGGTTGCAGTTCTCGCGCTGGTCATCACCGCCGTGACCGGAATCGGAGTCGCGCTGACGCTATTGGTGGGCGGCCGATCTGCACTGGAGAAGATGTGA
- a CDS encoding ABC transporter ATP-binding protein produces the protein MTTEATLETTMEKNMATNTAEADVKRPEASVVGLSKSFVSKKRDVHAVRGIDLSIRKGEYVVVLGPSGCGKSTLMRCIAGLEQPTAGTVRLHGQTVFDEKSGVDVKPEARNVGMVFQNYALWPHMSVEANVAYPLKRRKVRGPERSARVAEVLETVECSALAKRLPAELSGGQQQRIALARALASRPSLMLLDEPLSNLDALLRVSLRSELLRLHRELGFTALHITHDQAEALEMGDRVVLMRDGEIEQSGTPEEVYTRPASPYAATFLGVRNKVTATLSNGQVSYDGGWIRGVDNVLGTTEGATIKVFARPKDVRVTPQSQQAQAAPTGDVTLEGQVAQVVLSEGGTHQFIVDVGGAQWFAEQGDVATVRTGDRVVISVERSGVLLYDKDGRLLPGSGSNGK, from the coding sequence ATGACGACGGAAGCAACCTTGGAAACGACGATGGAGAAGAACATGGCCACGAACACCGCCGAGGCGGACGTGAAGCGCCCCGAGGCGAGCGTCGTCGGGCTGAGCAAGAGCTTCGTCAGCAAGAAGCGCGACGTGCACGCCGTGCGCGGCATCGACCTCAGTATCAGGAAGGGCGAATACGTCGTCGTGCTTGGGCCGAGCGGCTGCGGAAAGTCTACGCTGATGCGTTGCATCGCGGGGCTCGAGCAGCCGACTGCGGGAACAGTCCGGCTGCACGGCCAGACCGTATTCGACGAGAAGAGCGGTGTCGACGTCAAGCCGGAGGCGCGCAACGTCGGCATGGTGTTCCAGAACTACGCCTTGTGGCCCCACATGAGTGTGGAAGCCAATGTGGCCTACCCCCTCAAGCGCCGAAAGGTTCGTGGTCCGGAACGCAGCGCGCGCGTCGCCGAAGTTCTCGAGACCGTCGAGTGTTCGGCGCTGGCCAAGCGGCTGCCCGCCGAGTTGAGCGGTGGCCAGCAGCAGCGGATTGCGCTGGCTCGGGCGCTCGCATCGCGTCCGTCGCTGATGCTCCTGGACGAGCCGCTCAGCAATCTCGACGCGCTGCTGCGCGTCAGCCTGCGCTCCGAGCTGCTGCGGTTGCATCGTGAACTCGGGTTCACTGCGCTGCACATCACGCACGACCAGGCCGAGGCCCTCGAGATGGGTGACCGCGTCGTGCTGATGCGTGATGGCGAGATCGAACAGTCCGGAACTCCCGAAGAGGTCTACACCCGACCGGCATCGCCGTACGCGGCGACGTTCCTCGGAGTGCGCAACAAAGTCACCGCAACGTTGAGCAACGGCCAGGTCTCATACGACGGAGGATGGATCAGGGGCGTCGACAACGTACTCGGAACCACAGAGGGCGCGACCATCAAGGTCTTCGCGCGACCCAAGGATGTGCGGGTCACCCCTCAGTCGCAGCAGGCCCAGGCCGCGCCGACCGGGGATGTCACGCTGGAGGGGCAGGTGGCGCAGGTCGTGCTGTCAGAAGGCGGCACGCACCAGTTCATCGTCGACGTCGGTGGTGCGCAGTGGTTCGCCGAGCAGGGGGATGTCGCCACTGTGCGCACCGGCGACCGCGTCGTCATCTCGGTGGAGCGGTCAGGCGTCCTGCTTTATGACAAGGATGGGCGGCTGTTGCCGGGAAGCGGGAGCAACGGAAAATGA
- a CDS encoding ABC transporter substrate-binding protein: protein MASTGSGSPVVLSQEEWDDLVEAAKADGEVIIYSGQPASEDVFSKFSEAYPEIDVSVVREPAGDLAIRMDQEIAANVAGADVSWSTQYAWVAQQGDAGSLAAFQYGPEIADAGWSEATHEDYFMQLLASPYVLAWHTELGEPVTDIEDLIAKAGDRPVGIAEPISQNGMHQLNAWVEAYGEDILAELADLNHQVIRSTVPLTQSLAAGETHFSVLTTPDVVGTMIAEGAPIDYVIPEENTTGFAYGPSVLANAGHPAAAQLFVNWLLSEDGQQVLADGLAPAAFPVLYDSTDGALDWDSIDAVDERDWPEERRNEFRALFDSYFLG, encoded by the coding sequence GTGGCCTCCACCGGCTCCGGCTCGCCGGTCGTGCTGAGCCAGGAAGAGTGGGACGACCTCGTCGAAGCGGCGAAGGCTGACGGCGAGGTCATCATCTACTCCGGACAGCCGGCGTCGGAAGACGTCTTCTCGAAGTTCAGCGAAGCGTACCCAGAGATCGATGTCTCCGTCGTCCGTGAGCCTGCGGGCGACCTCGCGATCCGCATGGACCAGGAAATCGCAGCGAACGTCGCCGGGGCAGACGTCTCGTGGAGCACACAGTACGCATGGGTCGCTCAGCAGGGCGACGCCGGCAGCCTAGCCGCCTTCCAGTACGGGCCCGAGATCGCGGACGCCGGCTGGTCGGAGGCGACGCACGAGGACTACTTCATGCAGCTCCTGGCGTCACCGTACGTGCTCGCATGGCACACCGAGCTCGGAGAGCCCGTCACGGATATCGAAGATCTGATCGCGAAGGCGGGCGATCGACCTGTGGGCATTGCGGAGCCCATCTCCCAGAACGGAATGCACCAGCTCAACGCCTGGGTCGAGGCGTACGGCGAGGACATCCTCGCGGAGCTCGCCGATCTGAATCATCAGGTGATCCGCAGCACCGTGCCGCTGACGCAGAGCCTGGCGGCGGGGGAGACCCACTTCTCGGTGCTGACGACCCCTGACGTGGTCGGTACGATGATCGCCGAGGGCGCGCCCATCGACTACGTCATCCCGGAGGAGAACACCACCGGGTTCGCGTACGGTCCGTCGGTGCTCGCGAACGCGGGCCATCCCGCAGCCGCCCAGCTCTTCGTGAACTGGCTCCTCAGCGAAGACGGCCAGCAGGTGCTCGCCGATGGGCTGGCTCCCGCCGCGTTCCCGGTGCTGTACGACAGCACCGACGGTGCGCTGGACTGGGACTCGATCGACGCGGTCGATGAGCGCGATTGGCCCGAAGAGCGCCGCAACGAGTTCCGGGCGCTCTTCGACAGCTACTTCCTCGGATGA
- a CDS encoding SDR family NAD(P)-dependent oxidoreductase — protein MSQDSSPAPLGGRVAWVTGGSSGIGAAAAQLLAAQGATVGVLDLTEPDSSLAWACCDLADPQSVTGAAEELTRKIGPADILVTSAGINASQEVVDHPDDLWERVLAINLSGTFYAIRACLPGMIERGWGRIVTVSATGGVRVLPGRAAYGSSKAAVIALTKAVAHEGAPHGVTANSVAPGLTDTPMAADMYDNDAGTAVKVLNVSNPMKVLLEPIDIAHGVAYFCSTEARYVTGQLLHVNGGAVM, from the coding sequence ATGAGTCAGGACAGTTCCCCGGCGCCGCTGGGCGGCAGGGTCGCGTGGGTCACAGGAGGATCCTCGGGCATCGGAGCGGCCGCCGCGCAGCTGCTGGCCGCGCAGGGCGCGACTGTCGGCGTCCTCGATCTGACCGAACCCGACAGCTCGCTCGCCTGGGCCTGTTGTGACCTGGCGGATCCGCAGTCTGTCACCGGCGCGGCCGAGGAACTCACCCGCAAGATCGGACCGGCCGATATCCTCGTCACCAGCGCCGGCATCAACGCCTCGCAGGAGGTCGTCGACCACCCCGACGACCTCTGGGAGCGCGTGCTGGCGATCAACCTCTCGGGGACGTTCTACGCGATCCGCGCCTGCCTGCCCGGCATGATCGAGCGGGGTTGGGGACGCATCGTCACCGTCAGTGCTACCGGCGGTGTCCGCGTTCTCCCCGGGAGGGCGGCGTATGGGAGCTCGAAAGCGGCGGTCATCGCCCTGACGAAGGCCGTGGCTCATGAGGGGGCGCCGCACGGCGTCACCGCGAACTCGGTGGCGCCCGGACTGACCGACACGCCGATGGCGGCGGATATGTACGACAACGACGCCGGCACCGCCGTCAAGGTGCTGAACGTATCCAACCCCATGAAAGTCCTCCTCGAGCCCATCGACATCGCCCACGGGGTCGCGTACTTCTGCAGTACGGAAGCACGCTACGTCACCGGTCAGCTTCTGCACGTCAATGGCGGCGCCGTGATGTGA